AACATGACAAAATCCACCTACCAGTACCGTTTGTTTATGcaaagtgtaaaaatgacaattcacaattttaaagggttttattacCACATGTCTTCAACTTAACTGGAACTATACATTTGCCGGAGGgagcttctcttttttttaaatttatgacATAAATCAACTGGGAGCTGACATCATTCAATCAATTTGTCCAGAGTTACTTCCCAAAATGTCAAgttttacaattattttcatcCAATTACAGTATTTATCTTGTGAGATTTgattcacaatgttaaataaaagttgaacCTTGGCATAATTTCATTTTAGTTTCACAGCATAATATAGGATGAGTATATAGGCTACAAGTCTTGTATAGAGGTAGTTGGCTATGGGATGTGATCTATATGTATTTTCTACATATTTGTGTGCGTTTCATAATAGCAATtttatttatgactttattattatgttttataatatttatctcAGGAAATTAGATTCGAATGTTGAACCTCTGAGGTTTCACagaataatatacattttcttatttctttatctGTATTAAATGTTGGTTTTGTCAGTTGCGGTTTCATCTGGTGAAACAGAAGGAACAGCATGCTGTCAAAATCCATTTTTTGCATCAAAGACTTAAATACAATCGCagtgtttcttatttttcaaaaaggGTTCAATCAGCCCTGAGTggctttgggggggggggggacgattAAAACCCAGTGGGCACAGACACCTGCCACAAAGTCAATCCAATCTTCTTTACTGATGCAGCCAATTCTGACTCAGGACACATTGTTCTCGGTCCAAATTACAGCCACATGCTGTGAGTCTACCTACATCCAAGGGAAACAAACGTCTGTGTGTTATCTATGTCGCACAGCAAACAGGATGATGGTTGTGctggtggtgatagtggtgTAGGATGGCAAGTACTGGTGCAGTGATGACACAACATCCGCATGTGTGGCGGGGGAAGATGCCATGTTGGGAGATATCGGAGCCGAGTGTTGACCAGAAagggttttatttaattttattctattctgttcttaTGCTCAGCGTGAGAACAGGGGAATATTACATCAGACCGACGCTGCCAGACAAAAGTTATGAATCCAGCTCATGCAAGGAGGAAGTCTTCATCGGTGAGCTGGTGCGTTGCCCGGACGACCCCCTATGGTTTACTGCGGATTTCAGCCAGATTATGAATAATGGAGAAAGGTCAGGGTAGATTTTTAATGGATTTATACGCCACATGGCTGCAGCTGCATCCACATCATTCTATTACACAAAGGCCATGTTGTTGCTCGAACTATTGCTCATGTTCACAAAGGCTCTGCTCCTCATGCCAGGGTTAATTCCACTAATCGGTTTCATGCCCTGTATGTGCAATGTCAAGACCTAATTTGAAGTATCATTAAAGAGTGGTCAGACAATATATTACGCAGGAGGCAGttttattcaataaataatCCGCTGGATGATTATGTCAGTGTCCAATAAATGCAGACAAATTTACTTCCCTTTAGATTCTGTGTGTAAACAAGCAAATCTCTGTAGTTATTAACTCCAGTCTTTGcttcatgtttcaaagtgtCAGAGCAAAGTCTCTACATGCACTAAACACTGATAGCTCGCGTCATGATATGGAGCTTTACAGTAATCCCTCTTCCTAATAAGCTGTTATTTATGTACATTGCTATTCAAATAGGGGTCAGGGTCGGTCTTAATCAGTCATTCCacatctgtttcctctccagAAGTCGGGTCGCTGTGACTTTAGATGCGTCCTTTTGAACGTACCGGGAGATGCAATTTAAAAGGATGTCAGCGGCGACCAAGGCTGAGAGTCGTGTCCCCCAGTTGACACCAAGTAAACAGTCACTTAACTTGCGTGTCCCTGTCCGCCCCCACAGCGCTGATGGAGACTGATGATCACACCCCTGTGTAATTGCTCCGACGTCCCGTGGTAATACATCATACTCAGGGCGGGAGAACGAGCTTTAACGCTGGACTCTGACtagaaatggaaatggaaaattaGAGATATTCATCCATTACGTTCCATTTTCAACTTAACTCACTGGGGTCAATCTGACTTTTTAAATGGCAAACGGACTCATGCAGGAATATGTATGCGCCGCACATACCCACAGTGGCATTTACCACTTGGCAGACAGGACCATTTTTAAACACTGCTATCCCTTCTGCTTCATTTGCATGAGTAGGAGGAAACAAATCCTTTTATATGTTAATCTGCTTCGCCACGACATTGTCTGGCCTGCCAGCCAAATGAATATTTCACACCTCAAACAAGACAGAGGCAtcaaaatgcagaaataaatgcatcatTTCCATCACTTTAGATGAGCTCTGCTTTTGACTGCATTTTTCAcactttatgtattttaactctgaacaaatgcaaacacaatgtaacAGAATGTAACAGTTCAGACTTCCTTGTTGAGGAAACTGGCTGTAACATTTTGAGTGTGTCCCACTTTATAATTAGATATCTTGTATAAAGCGATTTAATGGCTTCATTTTGCTCACGTAAGGGAACTCAGCTTTATGCAGTGTCAGGAAACGCAGTTCATAACGATGTTTGCCAACAgtgagaaagggaaagagatTATATTTTTCTGAATTTGGCAGGAAAACAGTAGGAAACAACGATTTCTCTACTTGAGAGACTCTTAAATAAAATGCTCAACAACTGAAATCAACAGCAAAGTTCAACTCAGTATGAATCGTAAAAGTTTGATACATAAAACACATGTATTCGTCTTGAGGGGCCTTTGAGTTTAAATTGCctttttattacctctgcctgggggggggttatgtttccacccctgtctgtttgtttgtcggtAGGTTGGTTTTGCTTGTCAACAGAATTAGACAAAAACTACTCTCagtgaaacttggtggaaggatgggacattggTAAAGAAAGGAACCgaaaggggcagatccaggattttttatttcttaaatctctgtctttaacatttcaattttaCCGATTTCCCAGTCAAAAAATTATGGGTTGTGatgaaaaaatcaggcatattcagGGCACTGATTTATCACCAAGGGGACTGTTAGCCGTTGGTGGAGGAATaagctctgctgagtgccattttacttcttttgtgttttgtttttatcctaaGACCTTTACTCGGAATAGTCATTGCATCCTTTTGTGCAGCATCATTAAAATGCTGAACACAGATCAGTAGAAACCTAGAACAGCATTGTAATTATTCTCATGTTCCTCCTGATTTACGTCACTGACTTGATGTCTCATAATTTTCCAAGCAGCGCCGTGTCCATGGAAACAAAGTAGTTTTTAACAGTGTCACAACCTGAGTCATTCATCACCCAGCTCCGCAGGAACACCTTGCCTGGAGGAGCCATTGACCTCAGTCAGCAGCGTCTTACCATTTATtatgactgcacacacacacacacacacacacacacacacgaaaagaCACATACTAATGCACCATAGTCCATCTTCCTCGCTGTCTAACACTAATTCTGTCTCATATATATAAACCATACCCTCAAATTACTGACCAGCATTTGTTCTCCCTGCAGGTGACCATCCTGATCATCCTGGCACTGGCCTTCCTCGCCTGCATCGTGTTCCTGGTGGTTTATAAAGCCTTCACCTACGACCACGCCTGCCCAGATGGATTCATTTATAAGGTAAGACCCAGAATTCAGTAGTGACACAACACATCTGTGGGCTGCTGGATTGTGCAGAGAGTCATAGGACATCCTCTCCACTTTGTGACTAGTAGGAGCGGCTGCATCTGTGAGAGTTAGCATAAGCTACAGGTGTCTCTGGAGGAAATGGATCATGGGAAATGGGAACACAGACTGTCAGACCTAAAATAAACAGGACAATGTGAATATACTGCAGGGATTTCAACATCTGAGGGCAGGACGACAAGAAGAAGTGGCTTATGAGTGCACGGTAGCATATAGTAGCTAGTCTACTTATATGTCCCAATCAACAGGGAGGATGAGTCTCAACAGTTctgaaatatagttttattaaaGGGGATGGAGCAGGAACCTGTCTGTCTAAAAGCAGACATACATCGCTAACCGTAGACTgtgcataaagatggacgacattagAGGTCACCAATagtaaagccaaagcatcttggttgccacctagtggctggctgcagtataggtcataaatcttGCCTCCTTCATggtagtggatgggacatggaccaaactaacaggtcaaagtacatgttaaagaaatctatacaaaaaaaaaagattaaaaaaaagattttggaTAGTTCTTATTCAGTATGTTCAATTGTCAATTTTTCCggtacgtttggttttaattagttatttgatgatataaaaactggGCGAAatgtcatgactgacagctgagactcctgtgattggtcaagcgcaTATATTGGCAGGACCTGACTATCATGGCTCCATCCgctgatcactactgcgcagacccttgctccaaatgtgcaagaagGCAGCAATCACACCTGGTACAGTTTGGCTTATATAGCCATAGAATCTATGACATAGtccatatacagtctatgtctCTAACAAAAcccacacattttaaatgaaacccataaatgttttgttgttttgactgaGAAGTGACTTAAAGGGTTAATGAGCTAACTAATAATTGATGTAACTAAACAATCACTTGCATTTTTTCTGCAACTTCACCAAACATCCGCCTCGCAGAACTGCTGAATCCTCTCGATCATTCACCATCTCCTTCTCCATACGTTTCCTTCTTCCTGTAAATCAAAACTCAAAGATGAGTTCATCACCCATTAGTCTcttaaaggaaaagagaaaaacataaaaacactccCATCCTCCTTGACTCATCTCGGCCGTCATTACAAGATGAAGCTAACACGTCTTATCAGAAGAGCGATCATCAATCAGTGATATCAGGGCTTTTATCTTGACCTGTGTCATCAGCTGTAATTGTATGTCTTTGTTCCTTAAAACTAAAGATGAATAAAGAGACTCCATTGAAGCCCATAGCAGACGTCATTAGCCGGGCTGAGGATTAGatgaaaatgagacaaatgAGACTCACTGTCTATTTCACATTAACGACCACCTTATAACTCCTGATCCACATTAGCCTGCACCGACAGAGGTATCTCCTTTTGGAAATGGGTCTTTAACCTCAATTATTAGCATTTGTGGAACAGACctacaaccaatcagagcaaagGAAATATGTGACGTAGGACAATGAGACAAGAATGCACACAGACTACAACACGCAGCAGTCGTCTTTATTTTAGAGAAAATACTCCTTTTATACTGTCTTCATAGATCgccacctccatgttagtggatgggacatggaccagactaaaaagttaaagtacacgtcaaatacatttttctgaaatttggtttctatcattttaggtagttgttatcacactgatgtatgtccaagtgttattttttcagttcagttttaattagttatttggtGATATAAAAAATGGGTGAAACctcacgattgacagctgagactgacccacgattggtcaagcgtgtgtTTTGGCGGGACCTcgctaccacagctccacccccGGACCAGTGCTGCTCAGACTGTCTCCAAATGCGCAATATAACAGTGCTCATATCTGGGATAGTTCGGCTTTatctctggatagtgggaggaagtgtcCGTTGTAAGGTCTATGAATGAGAGGAGGGCCAGACCCATCTGCAAGAGCAAATACAAAATGAGCTTGCTGATTGGTCTGCTTTCCAGGCTATATCCATATGGCTGAGGTAGTAAAACACGGAACAATCTGCTGTTCACGTGCTGTATCACAGTTGGATCTTTTAAGTTTTACAGTGTAGGGATGCAGTTTCTCTCGGCCTCTGCTCCCCGGTATAGATTTCCACTGCACTTAAAAGCTTCACGGTACTTTGTGCGCGGTCACCTTGGAAGTCTGTGTCTCTggtcaaatcctttttttttttttttaggtagAATAAATCTAGTTTGAGGCTTATAACCTCTGCAGGCGCTCAGACTGCAGTCAGCAGAGGTATTATTAGCTGTGTCACATGCACGTTCACCAGGTGCAAAGTTGCCGATGGAGAAAAACGCACGTGCACGGGCCTGCACGCAAAGTGGCTCGCACACAACGACAAAGTTATAAATAAACAAGGCATTAGAGAGCCCTCATTGTCATttcaacaataataaacatgaacACTGACAGAATTGTACAAATCCTATCTTGAGAATTGATGATTACAAAGATGCTACgtattttacttttaacagTGAATGACTTGATGAATCGTCTCACGCTGTTCTCCTTCTCGATCGCAGCACAAGCGCTGTATCCCAGCCTCTCTGGAGGCCTACTACGCCGCCCAGGACGCCAACTCGAGGGGCCGATTCTACACAGTGATCAGCCACTACAGCATGGCCAAGCAGACCACCTCGCACTCCGTCTCCCCCTGGCTTCCTGGAGGGGTGGTGGGGCAGCAGCACGACGCCAAACCCCCCGGCAACGAGGGCCACTGAGTTAGCTGCCATAACAGATGttgtacaaacacatacagacaaaacGCAGACGTGacgacacacatacagacacggGCGggtgcacacacagacgcacacacacgtagggAGAACATGTAGAAACGTAGACAAAAGAGGTGCACACGAACACAGCAGCTACATATGTAATGCCAATATAGATTGAAGACGTGCATgcagacatgaaaacacacaagcacatgctaGGCCATATTGTCTGCCCATTTCTGTGCTCTTTCTCTGGAGAGCTTTTTCCACTGATCTTTTGCACTCGTGGAAACATCGTCATCGGctgatatacacacacacagacacatacacacagacacacacacacacagtctgctcTGTCGTTACCTTGTTTACTCGCCTCCctctaatttattatttattgactgtcatgatatatttattttttactgtactGTATGGATGTTTTCTATGTGATTACCCGGCAACTCTTTGTACAAAGGCACGAGCCAATGCTTAGCTCGACGCTTCTTCTCTGTGAGATTCACGTTCAAAGTGTGTTTACTGCAGAGTTACAGTACAGTTATTATTTCTTACCTTTCTTGTCCAAACTGTGCAACTTTAGGCATGTCTttcaaacaccacacacacacacacacacacacacacacactcacagatccCATCATACCCCAATCCAGAATAAATCAGTATGGTCTTGTATTGCTGTAACACATTTTATATAGAACATTTCAGTTCTAGGGAAGGTTTAATGTCCACATCCACAACAAATCCTGATTTGattgaatgatttttttcccatcatgGTTGTTTGATAGCTCACATTCAATGACATTTCCAATGTGCTGtgtgatacattttaaatcctcTAGTGACCCAAGCTGTACATAGAACTGTGAATTCAGGCTAGTTTTTTGGTGTGTATGCATTGTAGTAGCTTTTCTTAGGAGGTTTTCCCCACttctattcatttttttgttttgttcggTTTTACAATTCCTCCGTGCGAGTTACTGCTTCAGCTGCTAGACCTGTAGCTCCACCGAACACAATGttgcagagagaaagaacatCGCCATCTCTTGCCAAATCTTATTTTCCGCTGTTTTGTTAAGTTTGTAACGTTGGATCTGCTGTCAAAGAGCGCTTTTACGAGATATTGTGATGTTGTTAGTTAATATGTAGCGATACCTGGTGTAATTGATCAGTGTGCATCCTGTGACCTGTGCCGAGCGTGTCTGTCAGTCCCACCTACCGCCGCGTCTCTTCAGCGCCTAATGCAGCCCCGGGGCAGAGCCACGTGAATGACAGTGATGACTTCTCATCACGGCGCGTTCCGCTATTCACACTTtcaaacacacctacacacattcatattacATGAGTGATGGtctccgctgtgtgtgtgtgtgtgtgtaactttcCGAGCAGTGGAAAGCAGGTTTGTGGGCTGTAATGATGTGAGCGCCTGTGATTGAcagggaaaggaaaagaagcagaaaaatacCTGTATCTGTAATGGCTGCTGAATGTGTTATTCATGTGCAGGGTCTGCTGCAAATGACAGATAAGgcctttgtttttcttatgtgtAGCACTTACTACAGTGTCCTGCAGTGAGTGACATGAATAGCTGAACTGCCTAATTAGAGGCTCGTATTCTAATGAATCCGTcagctctctgtgttttcacccACTAAGGAGCTAAACAGGAGCTGAATGCACCAGCTTCAACATGACTGAAACGCATGAGGATGAAAAGGCATCAAATCAGGGCAATTTATGTCTCCATGACACAGTAGCAGCAGTAATACCAGCTAACACTAGAATCGTAGTCAACACTTTTTTCTTCGCGGTTTCCACCCTGATCCAACTGCTGCTCACGCTCAGTAATACGTAATATGTTGTCGTCTGGCATAAAACCAAAGTATCTCCAAACAACAGATGATCATCCAGTCGTAAAACTAACTGTGCTCGCATTAAGACCGAGCAGACAGCATCTTTAATCTGTGCTCATGGCCATGTTTTCTATAATTAGTTCACAATGGAGCCATTaaatgtttctctcctttttctgcCAGAATTACATGCTTTCTTATCTCAACATTAAAAGTGGGGTCACTTGCTGCTCAGGGAGAATAGAAAGATGCACATATAGAAACAACATATCATGGTATGTTGAATAAAATTGTCAATCACTATCTGCATATAGTATTACATGATAATAAACATTTCAGGCGTGAATACCTGAATTTGGTTAATcaagcaaacaaatgaaaaactaaagatATAATGAtcgaaaaaacataaaaatctaattttgccataaaatgtttcattgaTTGTCCAAAATGGAAAACTATACcatttacattattaatatcatGGTGGACAAATGTTCTTTATCCTAAATCCAACTACTGCTTATTCAAAAGATACAAACAAGGACATTTATAAGTCATTGACGGGAGTTGACGTTAGTATGTATGTTAGTTAGTAAGATAATAGGATAAGGCAGTCAATgctaattaaataaataaatacctaaataaaaataaccagGTTTCTCTCATTTTGTGTTGTATCCTTCTGAAaaatgatgatataaaaactgggtgaaaagCACCAACTTCAACATCAGGTTCTTTCTGattagaataaatatttcatgtgatCTTTAGCACATATTCACTTCGAACCAGTAACTGTATaaaagatggatgatatgacGGCTGgccaaaagtgaagtcaaagcatcttggtcgccacctggtggctggggTGTAAatacaggtcataaactctgcctcctccatgttaacagatgtcACAGGGACAAAaccaaaaagtaaaagtacacttCTTATCAAACAGATGTATGCTCAAGTGTTcatatttggttttaattggttgtttgattaaacgtcatgattgacagctgaaactgtcCCCAGATCGCTACTGgacagactctggttccaacATGGAGGCGTTCATATCCGCGATCTTTGGGCTTCATctgtggatagtgggaggaggtggagacccGTCATCCAGCTTTACATTCAGTCTGTGCTCTGAACAAATGGTGCATGACAGCCGAAGTTACTTGTGGCTCTGTGCATCAACATGCTCACGATCACAACGCAAACTTGTTGGTGTTTAGCACATATTATTTTTCACAGTGTCCACCACCTCAGATTACCATTTGCTAATTGGCACTAAAGCACTGACAGTGATGGGAGTGTCACCGTCACGTAAACCAAAGTGCAGGACATTCAAATCTACGAGTTGCTGGATGTTGACAAGCGAAAGACGTCTTTCCAGATGTTTGCCATTTTCTTGACTTCCGTGTCGATTACACAACACAACTGACTTGGTCTTTTCGAACCGGACAGATGGTTTGCAGCGCTGACACGATGCTAACACAACGCTGGCATGTTGTGACTGAAGGGGAAGCAGCTGGTGACTTAACATGGATGACAGAAGGTGCACGTCATCCATTTCCTACAGGTTGAATCGACAGTGACTAGACCGAGAAGAAATTTgttgaaaatatgtgaaaagttaaagaaaggACAGAAGAGGTTGCAGATGCACGTCCTCTTTTGACACCAGTAGAGGAAG
The Hippoglossus stenolepis isolate QCI-W04-F060 chromosome 15, HSTE1.2, whole genome shotgun sequence DNA segment above includes these coding regions:
- the nsg2 gene encoding neuronal vesicle trafficking-associated protein 2, which codes for MVKLGSNLQDKGAKPVSVEDGFQNVPLITPLDVGSLQSQAPDKVVVKTRTEYQTEKKRLKVPKVEEFTISFTDGVSERLKVTILIILALAFLACIVFLVVYKAFTYDHACPDGFIYKHKRCIPASLEAYYAAQDANSRGRFYTVISHYSMAKQTTSHSVSPWLPGGVVGQQHDAKPPGNEGH